The DNA segment AGACAAAGTCAGAGTCGCTTATAGTTCCCTCCGACCACCACTTGGCGTTGCTTCGTATCCAGGTTGGGATGTGTATCGGATCGTCCTGTTCGTCCTGAGGCATCGGCTTTTCCTCCTGCTCTTTACCAAATACGTAGAGCCAGACTATTCCCTGTTGCGTCTTGTTGCTCAGCGTCCCAGATATTATAATGTCGGTTTTTTGCGATGTGATCTGGATGTCGGCGATATTGTACGATCTTGCAGAGACGTTGATCCCACTCTTTACGTAATCAGGATAATCGTACAGGCTTCCGATCTTTTTTGAAAAAGAGCCAGATGTGGTTTCCTGCGGATTAATCTGCTCAACCTTCATGGTGCCGCCGTTTTGTGAGATAAGCCTGTCCGCAAACTCGGTCTGAAGCGGCGTTATCACCAGATGATCCGCGTCCGTATAAGAATAGTCCAAGTCGCTGTTGGGCTGTTTGTTGCAGGCATTGTCGCGCCACGAGTCGGACGACTTTATTGCGTCAATCATCAGTTGGCCGTGAAGCAGCTCGTGATAGAATATCACCAGATCCTCCACCTCCTTTATCCTAGGATCCTTCTCAGTTGATGCAAGTATTGCAGCCGAGTTCAGCATCAGCTCGTTTTCGCACTTTATGTTCACCTGTCCGCCAGATACCGTGATGCTGCACTTCCAGACGTAGATGCCCCCCGTGATTGCGCCCTCGTTATGTGTGAGTCCTGCATCAAACCTTGCAAGCTTTGTGGTAATCGTGCTTGTCACGGCTGTGTGGGCATCGCCCGCATCGCATGGGAATGATATCGTGATCGGCTCATCAAACGACCTTAGCACGTCTCCTACGTCCCTTGTCTGCACGTCGATATCCTCAAACTCGCTGCGCAGGTCATCGTATAGCGACTGCTCCTGGGACGTGGGCTCGGCAAGCGCGGACGGAATCACTACAAAAAGAGATGCCAATAATGCCAGAACTGTCTTCAATTGCTAGCTGGGAGTATAATGAATACTTAAGAATTGAGTCGCATTCATCAGTTATTCCACGTAGTGGTGGTGTATCAGGTTGTCATAGAACCGCACGGACTTGATGTTTACAAATTCCAGCATGCCATACCTTGAGAGTTCCCTGCCGTATCCGCTGTTCTTTATTCCGCCAAACGGGATTCTTGGATCAGATATGACCACATTGTTTACCGTGACTATTCCGGACTCTACCTGGCGCGAGAGTGTCTCTGCCTTGTTGAGGTTTTCGGTCCAGATGCTTGCCCCAAGGCCGAACTCGGAGTCGTTTGCAATGCGCAGTGCGTCCTTTTCGTCCTCAAATATCGTAATTGGCGCCACAGGGCCAAAGGTCTCCTCCCTGGCAATCCTCATGTCGGGCTTTATTCCAGACAGTATGGTGGGCTTGTAAAAGTAGCCTGCGCTTCCCGTTTTTTCGCCCCCCAAGAGCACCTCTGCGCCCTTGAGCCTTGCGTCATCCACCAGGGACGAGATGTTCTCAAGTGCGTCCTTGTTGACCAGCGGCCCGATGTCAGTCTCAATTGCCATCGGATCCCCGATTGACAGCCTCGACGTGTTGTGGATAAATTTCTCAATGAACTCGCCCGCAATTTTTTTTGAAACTATGAATCTCTTTGAGGCGATGCAGGACTGGCCGCAGTTGATGAATCTGCCCTTTACCGCGCCATTTGCCGCCTTTTCCACGTTTGCATCCTCAAGTACGATGAACGGATCGCTGCCGCCCAGCTCAAGCACGCATTTTTTCAGCTGGGACGCCGCTCTCTGGCCCACCATTGCGCCGATCTTTGTGCTGCCAGTAAATGTGACTGCGTTCACGTCAGAGTCTATGAGGTGGTTTGCAGACTCTGAGCTGCCGACTATAATCTGAAATGCGCCCTCCGGGAATCCCGACTGCCTGAATGCCTTCTCAAGCTCCAGCCCGCACTGGGTAGTGA comes from the Candidatus Nitrosotenuis cloacae genome and includes:
- a CDS encoding NAD-dependent succinate-semialdehyde dehydrogenase, which gives rise to MQLTTINPATGQPIRTYPQMGRDEINQKVLAARTAFSEWKRDFGKRKALIYTLVEYLRKNKIQLAEVATQEMGKVLKESISEVEKCAWALEFYADNGGSFINEEVLNTDARKSFITFEPLGIVASIMPWNFPYWQALRFVAPSLMAGNVIVMKPSSVTTQCGLELEKAFRQSGFPEGAFQIIVGSSESANHLIDSDVNAVTFTGSTKIGAMVGQRAASQLKKCVLELGGSDPFIVLEDANVEKAANGAVKGRFINCGQSCIASKRFIVSKKIAGEFIEKFIHNTSRLSIGDPMAIETDIGPLVNKDALENISSLVDDARLKGAEVLLGGEKTGSAGYFYKPTILSGIKPDMRIAREETFGPVAPITIFEDEKDALRIANDSEFGLGASIWTENLNKAETLSRQVESGIVTVNNVVISDPRIPFGGIKNSGYGRELSRYGMLEFVNIKSVRFYDNLIHHHYVE